The following are encoded in a window of Candidatus Cloacimonadota bacterium genomic DNA:
- a CDS encoding MATE family efflux transporter yields the protein MKANKIYVLESMPVPRAIMNLAIPSVLSMLVNILYNLTDTFFIGKLNDPFQVAAVSVSLPLFMLQMAMAGVFGIGGGSYLSRLLGKKDYLAARNTLATSVFTSAAMSIVLAGFGIILIPTFTSLIGATGATLAHAQNYMLYILIGSPIIIMKFTLVQLLRSEGAAKEAMIGLFIGTGMNILLDPLFIFGFRMEVTGAAVATVLGNGCGLLYYLAFYIRKKSLVPLSFKHIKLQWSCYKEILMIGIPASLSQVMLSVGNTISYRLAAGYSDHHVASLGVASRVFTIPIFVFIGISIGIQALVGYTYGAKNYKRMKETIRTSVLISLSISALMTLLFALFPRELIMIFIKDQDIVNIGTLVLEAYVFAIPIAAISMIMMTSLQAMGKAFPALIVSLSRQGIMYIPSIIILNKLFAFNGLVFAMPLADLLTTILSSTMLLFILKRLKHIEPTVQSIDAVPVIES from the coding sequence ATGAAAGCAAACAAAATCTACGTATTGGAAAGCATGCCCGTGCCACGGGCAATAATGAATTTAGCTATCCCTAGCGTGCTTAGCATGCTGGTGAATATATTATATAATCTTACGGATACTTTTTTTATTGGTAAATTGAACGATCCTTTCCAAGTTGCCGCAGTTTCGGTATCGCTACCTTTATTTATGTTGCAAATGGCAATGGCGGGGGTTTTTGGTATTGGTGGAGGAAGTTATCTTTCGCGATTATTAGGGAAAAAAGATTATCTTGCTGCAAGAAACACTTTAGCCACATCAGTATTTACATCGGCTGCCATGTCTATTGTTTTGGCTGGATTCGGGATTATCTTAATCCCCACATTTACAAGTTTGATTGGAGCAACAGGAGCAACTCTCGCACACGCCCAAAACTATATGTTATATATTCTTATAGGTAGCCCTATAATTATTATGAAATTCACCTTAGTGCAACTACTACGTTCTGAGGGAGCAGCCAAAGAAGCAATGATTGGACTTTTTATCGGCACGGGCATGAATATTCTTTTGGATCCCCTGTTCATTTTTGGTTTCAGGATGGAAGTTACCGGAGCAGCAGTAGCCACAGTATTGGGAAACGGGTGTGGATTGCTATATTATTTGGCGTTTTATATTCGCAAAAAAAGCTTAGTGCCTCTATCTTTCAAACATATCAAGCTTCAGTGGAGCTGTTACAAGGAGATTTTGATGATCGGTATTCCGGCATCACTCTCTCAGGTTATGCTTAGTGTAGGAAACACTATTAGTTACAGACTTGCTGCCGGATATTCAGATCATCATGTTGCTTCATTGGGTGTTGCCTCTAGAGTTTTTACTATTCCCATTTTCGTTTTTATAGGAATATCTATAGGCATACAAGCACTTGTTGGTTATACGTATGGTGCCAAAAACTATAAGCGCATGAAAGAAACAATTCGAACATCGGTTTTGATTTCTTTATCTATTAGTGCGCTAATGACGCTATTGTTTGCGTTGTTCCCACGAGAATTGATCATGATCTTTATCAAAGATCAAGATATTGTAAATATTGGAACTCTAGTTTTGGAAGCTTATGTATTTGCAATCCCTATTGCGGCAATTAGTATGATTATGATGACCAGCCTTCAAGCCATGGGGAAGGCATTTCCCGCACTAATTGTATCACTTTCCCGCCAGGGAATTATGTATATACCCTCAATCATTATCTTAAATAAGCTATTTGCCTTTAATGGCTTGGTGTTTGCCATGCCCTTGGCAGATTTACTTACAACCATACTAA